The Humulus lupulus chromosome 4, drHumLupu1.1, whole genome shotgun sequence genome has a window encoding:
- the LOC133829026 gene encoding isopentenyl-diphosphate Delta-isomerase II-like isoform X2 has protein sequence MSHLLNTSAKLYFAPRAHLFTSSSSFARNPFLRIPSSIPKPLSPLIARVSLSSKTSNPTMGDSADAGMDAVQRRLMFEDECILVDENDWVVGHDTKYNYHVHSVGSAGPLWFANAFVPCRSLDGKD, from the exons ATGTCCCACCTTCTAAATACCAGTGCCAAGCTCTACTTTGCCCCCAGAGCCCATCTCTTTACCTCTTCTTCTAGCTTTGCTCGTAACCCTTTTCTCCGAATCCCTTCTTCCATTCCAAAGCCCCTTTCTCCTCTCATTGCTAGGGTCTCTCTTTCTTCTAAAACTTCCAATCCCACCATGGGAGACTCTGCCGACGCTGGAATGGACGCTGTCCAAAGACGCCTTATGTTTGAGGACGA ATGCATTCTAGTGGATGAGAACGACTGGGTTGTTGGTCATGATACAAAATATAATT ATCATGTTCATTCTGTTGGATCAGCTGGACCTCTGTGGTTTGCTAATGCTTTTGTACCCTGTAGGTCACTTGATGGAAAAGATTGA
- the LOC133829026 gene encoding isopentenyl-diphosphate Delta-isomerase II-like isoform X1, translating to MSHLLNTSAKLYFAPRAHLFTSSSSFARNPFLRIPSSIPKPLSPLIARVSLSSKTSNPTMGDSADAGMDAVQRRLMFEDECILVDENDWVVGHDTKYNCHLMEKIEKENLLHRAFSVFLFNSKYELLLQ from the exons ATGTCCCACCTTCTAAATACCAGTGCCAAGCTCTACTTTGCCCCCAGAGCCCATCTCTTTACCTCTTCTTCTAGCTTTGCTCGTAACCCTTTTCTCCGAATCCCTTCTTCCATTCCAAAGCCCCTTTCTCCTCTCATTGCTAGGGTCTCTCTTTCTTCTAAAACTTCCAATCCCACCATGGGAGACTCTGCCGACGCTGGAATGGACGCTGTCCAAAGACGCCTTATGTTTGAGGACGA ATGCATTCTAGTGGATGAGAACGACTGGGTTGTTGGTCATGATACAAAATATAATT GTCACTTGATGGAAAAGATTGAAAAGGAAAATTTGCTGCACAGGGCTTTCAGTGTGTTTTTGTTCAACTCGAAATACGAGTTGCTTCTTCAG TGA